A window of the Choristoneura fumiferana chromosome 30, NRCan_CFum_1, whole genome shotgun sequence genome harbors these coding sequences:
- the LOC141444824 gene encoding uncharacterized protein isoform X1 has product MRLSIALLGLVALAAVSGLPQPRVDLTEQVIQQETTSSATFSSSSSSTEREVIKDGGEDIEESSSTANSEQHQSSSSISREEIISQSVDKDDSSSRSQSEQSSQFSSQSELLTQVSGGKFINKSSSQQEQEAISSESESIAKSSKNSRMSSESEEERSASSKKSIKSSKSSKQEMSASKSNRSTSEKRSESSREEDYQEEMIKRRLSKKTDQSDDDCDEGPDGQGRPSKPEQPGKPGPPGKPEQSNHQGHPGKPGQPGQPGKPGQPGQPGQPGQPGQPGKPDQPGQPDQPGGPGKPGQPGKPGQPGKPGQPGKPGKPGQPGQPGQPGKPGQPGKPGQPGKPGQPGKPRQPGQPGQPGQPGQPGQPGQPCQPGQPGQPEEPNQPDQPGGPGEPGQPGKPGQPGQPGQTGKPGQPGKPGNPGQPWQPGQPGQPGKPGQPEQPDQPGGPGKPEQPGKPGQPGKPGKPGQPGQPGQPGKPGQPGKPGKPGQPGQPGQPGKPGQPGKPGQPGKPGQPGQPGQPCQPGQPGQPEEPNQPDQPGGPGKPGQPGKPGQPGQPGQPGKPGQPGKPGKPGQPWQPGQPEQPGKPGQPGKPGQPGQPGQPGQPGQPGQPGQPEEPNQPDQPGGPGEPGQPGKPGQPGKPGQPGKPGQPGKPGQPGQPGQPEQPGGPGEPGQPGKPGQPGKPGQPGQPGQPGQPGKPGQPGQPGQPGQPGQPCQPGQPGQPEEPNQPDQPGGPGEPGQPGKPGQPGKPGKPGQPGQPGQPGKPGQPGKPGKPGQPGQPGQPGKPGQPGKPGQPGKPGQPGQPGQPEQPGGPGEPGQPGKPGQPGKPGQPGQPGQPGQPGKPGQPGQPGQPGQPGQPCQPGQPGQPEEPNQPDQPGGPGEPGQPGKPGQPGKPGKPGQPGQPGQPGKPGQPGKPGQPGQPGQPGQPCQPGQPGQPEEPNQPDQPGGPGKPGQPGQPGQPGKPGQPGKPGKPGQPWQPGQPEQPGKPGQPGKPGQPGQPGQPGQPGQPGQPGQPEEPNQPDQPGGPGEPGQPGKPGQPGKPGQPGKPGQPGKPGQPGQPGQPGQPGGPGESGQPGKPGQPGKPGQPGQPGQPGKPGQPGKPGQPGQPGQPGQPGQPGQPEEPNQPDQPGGPGEPGQPGKPGQPGKPGKPGQPGQPGQPGKPGQPGQPGKPGQPGQPGQPGKPGQPGKPGQPGQPGQPCQPGQPGQPEEPNQPDQPGGPGKPGQPGKPGQPGQPGQPGKPGQPGKPGKPGQPWQPGQPEQPGKPGQPGKPGQPGQPGQPGQPGQPGQPGQPEEPNQPDQPGGPGEPGQPGKPGQPGKPGQPGQPGQPEQPGGPGEPGKPEQPDQPGGPGKPGQPGKPGQPGKPGQPGQPGQPEQPGGPGEPGKPGKPGQPGKPGQPGQPGQPGQPGKPGQPGQPGQPGQPCQPGQPGQPEEPNQPDQPGGPGEPGQPGKPGQPGQPGQPGKPGQPGKPGNPGQPWQPGQPGQPEQPDQPGGPGKPEQPGKPGQPGKPGMPGQPGQPGQPGKPGQPGKPGKPGQPGQPGQPGKPGQPGKPGQPGKPGQPGQPGQPCQPGQPGQPEEPNQPDQPGGPGKPGQPGKPGQPGKPGQPGQPGQPGKPGQPGKPGKPGQPWQPGQPEQPGKPGQPGKPGQPGQPGQPGQPGQPGQPGQPEEPNQPDQPGGPGEPGQPGKPGQPGKPGQPGKPGQPGKPGQPGQPGQPGQPGGPGEPGQPGKPGQPGKPGQPGQPGQPGKPGQPGKPGQPGQPGQPGQPGQPCQSGQPGQPEEPNQPDQPGGPGEPGQPGKPGQPGQPGQPGKPGQPWQPGQPGQPEQPDQPGGPGKPEQPGKPGQPGKPGKPGQPGQPGQPGKPGQPGKPGKPEQPDQPGGPGKPGQPGKPGQPGKPGQPGQPGQPCQPGQPGQPEEPNQPDQPGGPGKPGQPGKPGQPGQPGQPGKPGQPGKPGKPGQPWQPGQPGQPGKPDQPGQPGQQGQPGQADQPGQTGQPDQPGTAGKPGKGGKTIHTSATSSQAQREQRASSQSNYEAIDANGNSFQKKSEQQQVSSEQASSSSFDKEEFDRDGSFKKSSHKQASVGQEASSSESSEMQKSQGGGSDVRKSSQTQSESQRQAAFSNQEEFSSGGSSSSSEQVMKESSLVKSEQSSSSASETSSSEADLSSDERSRSSFSSSSSSSSSFSSSSSSSSETIEEEC; this is encoded by the exons ATGCGGTTGTCAATAGCTCTTTTGGGCTTAGTG gctcTGGCGGCCGTCAGTGGTCTGCCAC AACCCAGGGTCGACTTGACTGAACAGGTCATACAGCAGGAAACTACTTCCTCAGCGACCTTCAGCTCGTCATCATCCTCCACTGAAAGAGAG GTGATCAAGGATGGGGGAGAGGACATCGAAGAGTCTTCGTCTACTGCCAATAGTGAACAGCACCAGAGCAGCTCGTCCATCAGCCGCGAAGAAATAATCTCCCAGTCAG TTGACAAAGATGACAGCAGTTCCAGAAGCCAGAGTGAACAATCGAGTCAGTTTAGCTCTCAGAGCGAGCTGCTGACCCAGGTCAGCGGGGGCAAGTTCATAAACAAGTCCAGCTCACAGCAAGAGCAGGAAGCTATCAGCAG CGAAAGCGAATCGATTGCGAAATCTAGTAAAAACAGCAGGATGTCTTCTGAAAGCGAGGAGGAACGCAGTGCGAGCAGCAAAAAGTCCATCAAGTCTTCCAAATCAAGTAAACAAGAAATGTCCGCAAGCAAAAGCAACAGATCTACCTCCGAGAAGAGGTCTGAGTCAAGTCGGGAAGAAGACTATCAAGAAGAAATGATTAAAAGACGATTGAGCAAGAAAACAGACCAGTCTGATGACGATTGCGACGAAGGCCCAGATGGACAAGGACGACCAAGCAAGCCAGAACaaccaggcaaaccaggaccGCCAGGTAAACCAGAACAATCTAACCATCAAGGGCATCCAGGCaaaccaggtcaaccaggacagccaggcaaaccaggacagccaggtcaaccagggcagccaggacaaccaggacagccaggcaaaccagatCAACCAGGTCAGCCAGATCAACCAGGTGgtccaggcaaaccaggacagccaggcaaaccaggacagccaggcaaaccaggacagccaggcaaaccaggaaagccaggacaaccagggcaaccaggacagccaggcaaaccaggacagccaggcaaaccaggacagccaggcaaaccaggacagccaggcaaaccaagacaaccaggtcaaccagggcagccaggacaaccaggacaaccaggccAACCAGGGCAACCATgccaaccaggacagccaggtcaaccagaaGAACCAAACCAGCCAGATCAACCAGGTGGTCCAGGcgaaccaggacagccaggcaaaccaggacagccaggtcaaccaggacaaacaggcaaaccaggacagccaggcaaaccaggaaaCCCAGGACAACCATGgcagccaggacaaccaggacagccaggcaaaccaggtcAACCAGAGCAGCCAGATCAACCAGGTGGTCCAGGCAAACCAGaacagccaggcaaaccaggacagccaggcaaaccaggaaagccaggacaaccagggcaaccaggacagccaggcaaaccaggacagccaggcaaaccaggaaagccaggacaaccagggcaaccaggacagccaggcaaaccaggacagccaggcaaaccaggacagccaggcaaaccaggacaaccaggccAACCAGGGCAACCATgccaaccaggacagccaggtcaaccagaaGAACCAAACCAGCCAGATCAACCAGGTGgtccaggcaaaccaggacagccaggcaaaccaggacagccaggtcaaccagggcaaccaggcaaaccaggacagccaggcaaaccaggaaaGCCAGGACAACCATGGCAGCCAGGACAACCAGaacagccaggcaaaccaggacagccaggcaaaccagggcagccaggacaaccaggacaaccaggccAACCagggcaaccaggacagccaggtcaaccagaaGAACCAAACCAGCCAGATCAACCAGGTGGTCCAGGcgaaccaggacagccaggcaaaccaggacagccaggcaaaccaggacagccaggcaaaccaggacagccaggcaaaccaggacaaccaggtcaaccagggCAGCCAGAACAACCAGGTGGTCCAGGcgaaccaggacagccaggcaaaccaggacagccaggcaaaccaggacagccaggtcaaccagggcAACCAGgccagccaggcaaaccagggcagccaggacaaccaggacaaccaggccAACCAGGGCAACCATgccaaccaggacagccaggtcaaccagaaGAACCAAACCAGCCAGATCAACCAGGTGGTCCAGGcgaaccaggacagccaggcaaaccaggacagccag gcaaaccaggaaagccaggacaaccagggcaaccaggacagccaggcaaaccaggacagccaggcaaaccaggaaagccaggacaaccagggcaaccaggacagccaggcaaaccaggacagccaggcaaaccaggacagccaggcaaaccaggacaaccaggtcaaccagggCAGCCAGAACAACCAGGTGGTCCAGGcgaaccaggacagccaggcaaaccaggacagccaggcaaaccaggacagccaggtcaaccagggcAACCAGgccagccaggcaaaccagggcagccaggacaaccaggacaaccaggccAACCAGGGCAACCATgccaaccaggacagccaggtcaaccagaaGAACCAAACCAGCCAGATCAACCAGGTGGTCCAGGcgaaccaggacagccaggcaaaccaggacagccag gcaaaccaggaaagccaggacaaccagggcaaccaggacagccaggcaaaccaggacagccaggcaaaccaggacaaccaggacaaccaggccAACCAGGGCAACCATgccaaccaggacagccaggtcaaccagaaGAACCAAACCAGCCAGATCAACCAGGTGgtccaggcaaaccaggacagccaggtcaaccagggcaaccaggcaaaccaggacagccaggcaaaccaggaaaGCCAGGACAACCATGGCAGCCAGGACAACCAGaacagccaggcaaaccaggacagccaggcaaaccggggcagccaggacaaccaggacaaccaggccAACCagggcaaccaggacagccaggtcaaccagaaGAACCAAACCAGCCAGATCAACCAGGTGGTCCAGGcgaaccaggacagccaggcaaaccaggacagccaggcaaaccaggacagccaggcaaaccaggacagccaggcaaaccaggacaaccaggtcaaccagggcagccaggacaaccaggtgGTCCAGGCGAATcaggacagccaggcaaaccaggacagccaggcaaaccaggacagccaggtcaaccagggcaaccaggcaaaccaggacagccaggcaaaccagggcagccaggacaaccaggacaaccaggccaaccaggacagccaggtcaaccagaaGAACCAAACCAGCCAGATCAACCAGGTGGTCCAGGcgaaccaggacagccaggcaaaccaggacagccaggcaaaccaggaaagccaggacaaccagggcaaccaggacagccaggcaaaccaggacagccaggccaACCAGGAaagccaggacaaccagggcaaccaggacagccaggcaaaccaggacagccaggcaaaccaggacaaccaggccAACCAGGGCAACCATgccaaccaggacagccaggtcaaccagaaGAACCAAACCAGCCAGATCAACCAGGTGgtccaggcaaaccaggacagccaggcaaaccaggacagccaggtcaaccagggcaaccaggcaaaccaggacagccaggcaaaccaggaaaGCCAGGACAACCATGGCAGCCAGGACAACCAGaacagccaggcaaaccagggcagccaggcaaaccagggcagccaggacaaccaggacaaccaggccAACCagggcaaccaggacagccaggtcaaccagaaGAACCAAACCAGCCAGATCAACCAGGTGGTCCAGGcgaaccaggacagccaggcaaaccaggacagccaggcaaaccaggacaaccaggtcaaccagggCAGCCAGAACAACCAGGTGGTCCAGGCGAACCAGGAAAGCCAGAACAACCAGATCAACCAGGTGgtccaggcaaaccaggacagccaggcaaaccaggacagccaggcaaaccaggacaaccaggtcaaccagggCAGCCAGAACAACCAGGTGGTCCAGGCGAACCAGGaaagccaggcaaaccaggacagccaggcaaaccaggacagccaggtcaaccagggcAACCAGgccagccaggcaaaccagggcagccaggacaaccaggacaaccagggcAACCATgccaaccaggacagccaggtcaaccagaaGAACCAAACCAGCCAGATCAACCAGGTGGTCCAGGcgaaccaggacagccaggcaaaccaggacagccaggtcaaccaggacaaccaggcaaaccaggacagccaggcaaaccaggaaaCCCAGGACAACCATGgcagccaggacaaccaggacaacCAGAGCAGCCAGATCAACCAGGTGGTCCAGGCAAACCAGaacagccaggcaaaccaggacagccaggcaaaccaggaatgccaggacaaccagggcaaccaggacagccaggcaaaccaggacagccaggcaaaccaggaaagccaggacaaccagggcaaccaggacagccaggcaaaccaggacagccaggcaaaccaggacagccaggcaaaccaggacaaccaggccAACCAGGGCAACCATgccaaccaggacagccaggtcaaccagaaGAACCAAACCAGCCAGATCAACCAGGTGgtccaggcaaaccaggacagccaggcaaaccaggacagccaggcaaaccaggacagccaggtcaaccagggcagccaggcaaaccaggacagccaggcaaaccaggaaaGCCAGGACAACCATGGCAGCCAGGACAACCAGaacagccaggcaaaccaggacagccaggcaaaccagggcagccaggacaaccaggacaaccaggccAACCagggcaaccaggacagccaggtcaaccagaaGAACCAAACCAGCCAGATCAACCAGGTGGTCCAGGcgaaccaggacagccaggcaaaccaggacagccaggcaaaccaggacagccaggcaaaccaggacagccaggcaaaccaggacaaccaggtcaaccagggcagccaggacaaccaggtgGTCCAGGcgaaccaggacagccaggcaaaccaggacagccaggcaaaccaggacagccaggtcaaccagggcaaccaggcaaaccaggacagccaggcaaaccagggcagccaggacaaccaggacaaccaggccAACCAGGGCAACCATGCCAatcaggacagccaggtcaaccagaaGAACCAAACCAGCCAGATCAACCAGGTGGTCCAGGcgaaccaggacagccaggcaaaccaggacagccaggtcaaccaggacaaccaggcaaaccaggacaaccatggcagccaggacaaccaggacaacCAGAGCAGCCAGATCAACCAGGTGGTCCAGGCAAACCAGaacagccaggcaaaccaggacagccaggcaaaccaggaaagccaggacaaccagggcaaccaggacagccaggcaaaccaggacagccaggcaaaccaggaaaGCCAGAACAACCAGATCAACCAGGTGgtccaggcaaaccaggacagccaggcaaaccaggacagccaggcaaaccaggacaaccaggccAACCAGGGCAACCatgtcaaccaggacagccaggtcaaccagaaGAACCAAACCAGCCAGATCAACCAGGTGgtccaggcaaaccaggacagccaggcaaaccaggacagccaggtcaaccagggcaaccaggcaaaccaggacagccaggcaaaccaggaaaGCCAGGACAACCATGgcagccaggacaaccaggacagccaggcaaaccagatcaaccaggtcaaccaggtcAACAAGGGCAACCAGGACAGGCAGATCAACCAGGACAGACCGGACAACCAGATCAACCAGGAACTGCAGGAAAACCTGGAAAGGGAGGAAAGACAATTCATACGAGTGCGACTTCGAGCCAAGCTCAGAGAGAGCAGCGAGCCAGTAGTCAATCGAATTATGAAGCAATTGATGCTAATGGAAATTCCTTCCAGAAAAAATCGGAGCAACAACAAGTATCTTCTGAACAAGCTTCTTCATCTAGCTTTGATAAGGAGGAGTTCGATAGAGACGGCAGTTTTAAGAAATCCAGCCACAAACAGGCTTCTGTCGGCCAAGAAGCATCTTCGAGTGAAAGCAGCGAAATGCAAAAAAGCCAAGGAGGCGGCTCTGATGTTAGAAAGAGCTCTCAAACTCAGTCTGAGAGTCAAAGACAAGCGGCATTCAGCAATCAAGAAGAATTCAGCTCCGGTGGTTCTAGTTCCAGCAGTGAGCAAGTCATGAAAGAGTCATCATTGGTTAAATCTGAGCAATCCTCATCTTCTGCGTCTGAAACAAGCTCAAGCGAAGCCGACTTGAGCTCAGACGAAAGAAGCCGTAGCAGTTTTTCTTCATCATCAAGTTCATCATCTAGCTTCTCATCTTCCTCATCCTCATCATCTGAGACCATTGAGGAAGAAtgttga